Part of the Sporomusa termitida genome, GGGGCTATGGCACCGGTCAGGAATTCGGCATTTATGATGCGGTAGATCAGGCCGGTGGTGCGCTGCTCGGCCTGCGGGGCGTACCTCTGAAAAAATACCGGGAGGATATTTCGCCGGTAGAGGCCCTTGTTCATTATATTTATGACAACCATGCCGCCGGGGCGGGAACGTACATGAGGGAGCTTATTGAACAGCAGATTGACAAGATCAATGCCCGCGGCTTACTGTTATATGGCTATATCGGCTGCTCGTTTTCCAGTGTCGACAAAGAGTTGTTCCGGGAACATTTTCATAATAAAGGAATCCCCAGCATCAGTCTGGAGGGATCGTATCAGGTTGGACCGCCTACCGGTCAGGTTTTGACCCGGATTAAGGCCTTTATTGAAATGTTGTCTTAGAAATAATGGCAGATCCTAAGCAGATTGAGGAGGATGTTTGTGGAAATAGAGGATATTCAAAGTCAGCGTGATTATGTTGATTATTGCAAAAAAGTTCACAGTTATTCCCCGGCAATCAACAAAATACTGGATCTTTCCGAAGCTTATGTGCCGGATGCCGAGAAAGCGTATCAAGAAGGCCGGAAGAAAGCGGTCTGGAGTAATGCCTATGGCTGGGAAGTGCCGGTTATTTATGCGTGTGACACCATCCCGGTGGCTTTTAGTGAGATGGGGCGTTTAAGCGACCGGGAGGTAATGTTGATTGCCGAAGATTATTATCAGTTTCCGGTAGAGACCTGCTCGATGGTTAAATGTACGGTGGGGCAGTGGCATTTGCGTCGCAACACCAGTACCATCAACCGCATTCTTGGCAACAGCTCGGCCTGCGAGCCCTATAATCTGGCCTGGGAGATTATGAAGCGGGAAGGGTATGATGTGTATAATAATGATGTGGTATACCGCGGCCCTACCGTGGAAGGCAAGCGGCTGGAAGAGCTTATCCGTTTTTTTGTGGAGCAGATTCATGATGTGGCCGAGTGGCTTACCGGCAACCGGCAGATTGATGAAGATAAGCTGCGCGTTGAAATCAGGCGCAAAAACCGGCTGCTGACCAAACTGCGGACTGTGCTGGACTTAAGGCGTAAGCATCCTTTTTATGTACGCAGTTTAGCCACAATCCTGATGCTGAATATTGGTTTGAACAATTATTTCGGCAAACCGGAGGAATATGAGGCCGCTATTGATTTATTGATTGCCGAACTGGAGAATAAGCCGGTTAATGCGGCGGACCTGAAGAAGGTTATTCCCCTGGTCTGGGCCGGCGGCACCGGTCAGGAATTCGGGATCTATGAAGCGATCGACCAGGCCGGCGGGGCCCTGCTGGGCTTGCGCAGCGTGCCGTTCAAGCTGTACCGGGAGGATGTGCCGCCGGTTGAATCCTTAGCCAGGTGGGTATATGACAATGCCGGCGCCGGGGCCGGCGTGTATGCCCGTAATGTGCTGGAGCACGAAGTCGATAAGCTAAAGGCCCGGGGGATTATTCTCTATGGGTACATCGGCTGCTCCTTCGCCAGTGTTGACCGGGAGATGTGGCGCAAGTATTTCCATGAAAAGGGGATACCCAGTATTAATCTGGAAGGGTCATTTCAGACCGGAGCGCCGAGCGGCCAGGTATTGACGCGGGTTAAAGCCTTTGTGGAAATGCTGGCATAACAGCAAGTAAATACGTTAATGCGGACAGCGGGTTGACTGGATAAAAAACTAGAGGCGCGATAAGTGTCTTTAGTTTGTTTTTTTTAGACTAACAGGGAAGCGAGGAATTTACGGATGGATATTGAGGAGGTTTATAGTCAGCGCGATTATATCGAACACTGCAAACAGGTTCACCGTTATTCACCGGCAATCGCAAAGATATTGGATCTGTCGGAAGCCTATATTCCGGATATTGAAAAGGCCTATCAGGAAGGCCGGCAAGATGCGGTCTGGTGCAATGCCGCCGGCTGGCAGGTACCGCTGATTTATTCCTTTGGCATTATTCCTGTCTCCTATAGTGAGATGGGGCGTCTAAGCGATAAGGAGGCCATGCAGATTGCCGAGGATTATTACCAGTTTCCGGTGGAAACCTGCTCAATGGTCAAATGCACGGTCGGGCAGTGGCACCGGCGCCGTCATACCAGCACTATCAAGCGGATTATCGGCAACAGCTCGGCCTGCGAGCCCTACAATCTGGCCTGGGAGATTATGAAGCGGGAGGGCTATGATGTATACAATAATGACGTTGTATACCGGGGGCCGGCCGTGGCTGGCAAAAGGCTGGAAGAGCTGGTGGGATTTTTTATTGAACAAATCTATGACATTGCCGAATGGCTCACCGGCAGCAGACAGATTGATGAAGACAAACTGAGGGTGGAAATTCAGCGCAAAAACCGGCTGCTGCGCAAGCTGAGAACCGTGCTGGAATTACGGCGGCAGCATCCATTCTATGTACGCAGCCTGGCAACGATCCTGATGCTGAACATTGGCTTGAACAATTATTTTGGCAAACCGGCAGAGTATGAAGCGGCAATAGATTTATTGATTGCCGAGCTGGAACAAGCACCGGTCAGCGAAGCAGATGCAAAAAATGTAATTCCCCTGGTCTGGGCCGGCGGCACCGGTCAGGAGTTTGGCATTTATGAAGCCATCGACCAGGCCGGCGGCTCGCTGCTGGGGCTGCGCAGCGTTCCTTTTAAACTGTACCGCGAAGACATTCCCCCGGTAGAAGCACTGGCCCGGTGGGTGTATGACAATGCCGGCGCCGGTGCCGGCGTATATGCCCGCAATGTCCTTGAACACGAGGTAAACAAGCTGCAGGCCCGCGGCATTATCCTTTATGGGTATATCGGCTGC contains:
- a CDS encoding 2-hydroxyacyl-CoA dehydratase subunit D yields the protein MEIEDIQSQRDYVDYCKKVHSYSPAINKILDLSEAYVPDAEKAYQEGRKKAVWSNAYGWEVPVIYACDTIPVAFSEMGRLSDREVMLIAEDYYQFPVETCSMVKCTVGQWHLRRNTSTINRILGNSSACEPYNLAWEIMKREGYDVYNNDVVYRGPTVEGKRLEELIRFFVEQIHDVAEWLTGNRQIDEDKLRVEIRRKNRLLTKLRTVLDLRRKHPFYVRSLATILMLNIGLNNYFGKPEEYEAAIDLLIAELENKPVNAADLKKVIPLVWAGGTGQEFGIYEAIDQAGGALLGLRSVPFKLYREDVPPVESLARWVYDNAGAGAGVYARNVLEHEVDKLKARGIILYGYIGCSFASVDREMWRKYFHEKGIPSINLEGSFQTGAPSGQVLTRVKAFVEMLA
- a CDS encoding 2-hydroxyacyl-CoA dehydratase subunit D, producing MDIEEVYSQRDYIEHCKQVHRYSPAIAKILDLSEAYIPDIEKAYQEGRQDAVWCNAAGWQVPLIYSFGIIPVSYSEMGRLSDKEAMQIAEDYYQFPVETCSMVKCTVGQWHRRRHTSTIKRIIGNSSACEPYNLAWEIMKREGYDVYNNDVVYRGPAVAGKRLEELVGFFIEQIYDIAEWLTGSRQIDEDKLRVEIQRKNRLLRKLRTVLELRRQHPFYVRSLATILMLNIGLNNYFGKPAEYEAAIDLLIAELEQAPVSEADAKNVIPLVWAGGTGQEFGIYEAIDQAGGSLLGLRSVPFKLYREDIPPVEALARWVYDNAGAGAGVYARNVLEHEVNKLQARGIILYGYIGCSFASVDREMWRKYFHEKGIPSINLEGSFQTGAPSGQVLTRVKAFVEMLA